Genomic segment of Leopardus geoffroyi isolate Oge1 chromosome B2, O.geoffroyi_Oge1_pat1.0, whole genome shotgun sequence:
CTCTCTACCTTTCCAAACCAGTCTCCACACTGAAACCAAAGTGATCTAAGGCACAAATCTCTCCTTGTTCTTAGGCTTAAAGTTCTTCACTATTCCTCTGGATAAACTCTACACCTTTAGTATGTCTGACAAGGCCTAGCAAGAGCTGGCCCAAGCCTCCCTCTCCGGCTTCACTTTTCCCCACCTCTACCTTGCACCCTAAGCCCCTAAGCCATGCTGAATACATTGGTCTTCCCAACTCGTCAAGTGCTTGTTCCTTGAgctttgctgttccctctggaaTCCTCTTGCCTTCTCAATGCCTGGCTAACTCCTGCTCTGtcttcaggtctcagcttggATCTCTGTTTCTCTAGGCTTCCTCTGACTCACCAAGACTAGCTTAGCTGCCTGCTTAGTATTTCCATAGCAATTATTTACCATagactactgattttttttttttttgcatccttaTATAACTTGCTATCCAAACACAGCTTCCAGCCCTATACCACTCCTTCCTGATCAGATCCCAAGCACCCCCCCACCAACCAAATGGAGCCACTACTAACTCACGGGATCTTGTATGACTCTTCTCACAGCACTTACTATACTCTTTTTGTAATTGTTTGTTTCCATTCTCTAGTAAATTGTGAGCCCCACAGAGGACCACTTCTATATCACTTACCACTTAGGAGCAACTGGCAGATAGTGATTGCTCAACAAAACTTCATTGGGTGAATGAATACTTGGGGTGATTATAGTTCTATCCACCTTGGTTATGAAGTTCAATAGATACATATAATTAATTTGCATAGTGCTAtagaatttttgtattattaGTATCTAGCTGTTTTACTTCTTGAGGGTACAGTCTATgccttattcaatttctttgttccAGAAAACTCagcatgcctggcacatattttCAACCAACTTGATTGTATTGGTGATCATAAGATATTAAGATAGAaaggcccaggggcgcctgggtggtgcagtcggttaagcgtccgacttcagccaggtcacaatctcgcggtccgggagttcgagccccgcgtcaggctctgggctgatggctcagagcctggagcctgtttccgattctgtgtctccctctctctctgcccctcccccattcatgctctctctctgtcctaaaaataaataaacgttgaaaaaaaaaaaaaaaaaagatagaaaggcCCAGATAACTGAACTACCCTATATTGTACACAGCTACCTTGTCCCAGAAACAGGATTAGAActcagtctgaaaaaaaaaaaaaaaaaaaagagggggtgaggaggaagTTGCTCAATGTCTAAGTAGAATGCCAGCATGAATGAGAGAAGCAATGAGTTCTCTCCATCAAGAGACTGGTCAGagaggtacctggctggctcagtcagtagagcatgtgactcttgagtcacatgagtcatgagtttgagccccatattggatgtagagattacttaaatacataaacttagagagagagagagacagagagagaggccagAAGCAATGGGAACTGTCAGGGCCCCAGACCTCCATGGTCAAGTATCCCCATAGTGGACATGACCCAGGCCAAGGAGTGTGAGGACGGGGGTGTTGGGTATATCAGCATGGAAGGGAGACTGGACCCTGGCTTGTCTCTTTTAGACAGTTTCAACCTTCAGCCCCAAGCACTGGTATTAAGGtattatttgtccttctctggaATCTATTTATTGCTAAGATAGTTCTTTTCCCAGTGTTACTTTCCTACAGTGAGTGAGTCACTGACAGGGGCTGGGAAGAATCATTTACAGTATAGCCCGTTGGGGATGTTAGAATTGCCTCCTTCTAAGTCTTTAGCATAAACCTACCCCCTCTTCAGCTTCCCCTCCAGCTCCAGGCCTCAACttttcatccccacccccagattcTCCCTATGGCCCTAGTGAAACTCATGAGAGAGACagcaaagataaaaagataaatgagaagCAGCATTGTggtggaggcagggggtgggcgGACAAGTAGAATTCTgattctctcccctttctccattttttgagAACACTAACGTCCCTACGTCTAAGCAGCAGATGAGTCTCTTGCTTCCCTAAACATCATGAACCCTCAGAGaaagctgagcctggagcccctttCTTCTATCAGAGCCTTCTAAAGAGCCAAAAATGGGAGACAGGTGGGTTTTTCTCTAActgggattttttctcttttatagcaTATTTTGAGCAACCTTTAAGCACATTCACATGCTCACAGTATTTAATCTTTGTTCTGGAATGCAAATTCCAGGACTTATGTCTGCACTGGACCAACAGAGGATGAGCTTGGGAGTATGTGACTAGGCCTCAAAAGCCAAACATATCAGCTTCTCCTAAATATACTTAGTTTCCTTCACTCCTGGATTGCAGGGTTTCTATTGGCATTACCGAAAACTGCCCCATGACCCAGATCCTGCATGGGATGCTTTAGAGTGAAGGGAAAAAATCTGGTACTCGCATTTTCTCCTTCCCCTACACCTAATGGTTTGTCAATCTGTTAAACAATACTTTTTGCTACCACTCAACCCAGACAACATTGTGGCAGCcaacaaaacaaatctcattctccttttcctccaaGAATTAAGTCTAGGAGTCCAGTTGCTTGCTTAAGAAAGTACAGCAAATGTTAAAATACCCTGACTGACAAGAGAACTAACTGCTGCTGAAATGCACATAAGACAGCTGTCTCCATAAGACAGCTGTCTACCTGCTGACTTCTAGCTCAGACCCTGCACTGCTCATTTTAGCTCCATTCCAAAACCAGGGCAAATGGGATTCAGAAGGCTGATTCTGTGCCCTCCCTTATGAATCTCACAGACCTTCCATGCATGTAGACCTTTAAATAATAAAGCTTAACACTGTACTTAAGAGGCTGGTCTGCTCAAATCATAAGTGTGCACACTAGTTGTTTGCCAGTAATTAAGATGCTACTTCTACACATTTAATCACCATTTTCACAAACATTGTCTTAACTAAAAATTCTATCAACAGGAAGTCCTAGAATTATAGTGTATGAGCCCCAAAGATTTGGAGAACATCACATACCCTTCTTAATCCAAAAACTTGGTTATCTGAAAATGGGATCTTAATCACGGCAAAGCTGCACATTTAGGTCAGGTCCTGTTCGTGCATCTTTATATGCTCAGTACTTAGCACAGATCCAGACAAACAGTTGACCCTCAAAAAGTAGTTGTTGAATTTCAATAAATCCTGTAAAAATCTCACATGGAGACATCAGCTTGTCACACCTCTTACCACTTCTTCTCCAAAAAGATCCTAGTATAACCCAGGTCTAGCAGCAGGGAACACACAAGGCTGCTGCTCAAAtctgagaaggaaggaatggCATGAACTCCAAAAGAGGGTTGGATTTAGACCAGGCCTCAAAGCCTGAAGTGACTTCCCTGCCCCATGTTGATAACAGGATCCATAAAGTGCAGAATGGGAAAGTGAGCAGAGACAGTGGATTTCAGGGCCTTAGAACCCAGTGAAGTAACCCTTAAGAGAGCTCTTCCTTCCCAAAAAGAATGCacgagaaaagaagggagaagaagagagaagtctCCCACAACTGTCGGCCTAAAACAGCCGCTCTCACCTCAGTCCATTGGGGAAGGGGCTACAAAGCAGACAATCTTTATTCACAATTGGGATGGCAGAGGGGAGGTACCCTCAGGTCAGTCCAAAAGCAGAGATACTGGGTGGAGCAGATGGCACAAGGCAAGGACTCAGCACTCGTCCTCGCCCAGTAGGGCATAAGGGTTTCGGGCAGCCAGGCTGGACCCTGGAGCTGAAGTCGGGGTGTCCtcatccccttccccctcctcatcCGCATCCcggtcctcctctccctcctcctcacagGAGCTGCTCagctcttcttcttcctcctcctcctcgtcacCTGctggccccaccctgccctgcaaAACCACCAGCTCTGTGGTCTCCGGATGGGACTCCCAGGTGCCTGGGGaaccaaaacaagaaaagaatggaggagagTTTTAAGCAAGGAACTAAAGCCAGAGAAAGATGGGGAAGAAGCAAAAACTAAGAGTAACAATCAGTTCTGTAGCTgctggcattcattcattcattcattcattcaaactcCCACGGGCTGGGCACCGAACAACAGCTCTGCGTACATTAACTCTACTCTCTACCACCACCTTACCAGGAGGCAACTATCACCCTGGTTTTGCAGATCAGGAAACTGTCTCAAAGATGTTTAGTAACACAGAGCTGGCTGACAGGTGTAGAATCCAGATCTGACCCTGAGCCACAAAGCCTTTTGCCTACATCATAGCACAGGAACACTGGCTGTCTGACCTTTCTGTTCACTGTAGCCTGGCGGATGAAAACACAGGCTGAGGCGGCCATCCAGTGCCAGCCGCAGGAGGCTATTGGCTGCTCTGTACACATCATTCCGGGCTGCCTTGGCTGTCTTATAACCACGTTTCTCTGCCCAGgctgaagagagaaaagaataatggGGAGGGAAGCCGTTAACCGGACCCAGTCACCATCACCCTATTCCCATAACATAGTCCTTCCACTTTTCTCtggaacattttctcttttctctggccACAGCTTCATTTCACTTTTCTCTGGCCACAGATCTTGCTGGCTCCACGACAGAAATCCAAGCATGAGTAGCCAGATATTTTACCAAGAGCAGAACCTCTAAGAGGAGAGGAGATAGAGCAGGGTAAAGGGCAAGGGGAGAAGCCAGGAACATGGAGCCCACCTTCACAGATGTCCCAGGCACACCAGGGATGTTCTGCTGAGGGATCCTTGGCCTCTGGGTGGCGCAAGTGAAGCAGGACCTGCACAGGGATTCGAGAGGCCAGATAGCCCACTGCGGTGTATGGCTCCTGGATTTGGGCAATGGGGTAGATCCCCGCCAAAACCTGAGGGGAAACAAGAATGCTCAGCCCGTTCCTGgccttctgctttctctccctccctgccccatcatACCTCATACCTGCAACTGCctgggcagaagggaggggaaTATGAGGCCAGGGCAGTCACAGAGCTTCACAGAGGGAGTGAGAAAGTAGGTCTGAAAGTATCGGGTATGGCCGGGGGTTCTGGAGACACTCACGACCTTCCGCCCCACCAGCCCGTTGATCAGCGAGGACTTTCCCACATTTGGGAAACCTAAAGAAGGCAAGGAAAATTAACACTGGACAGATCCCTACTCTGTGACAGGTAAGACAACAGCTATAGAGAAAAAGGGAAGTAAAGCTCAGAAATCAAGGAAGCAGTATAACCTTAAAAGTTTCAAAcaaatcaggctctgggctgccagggTTGAATCCTGGCCTCTCCACTTATCAGCTTTGTAACCTCAAGGCAATTTGCTTCactttctgagcctgtttcctcattttacaagtgagtagtcaggattaaataaaacagaaacaaatagaacTATGTGGTTCAGTGCCTGCAGCAGACCAAATGCCCAACACAAGTGAAACATGTATCTCATAATCATTACAACTTGTCCAAGAAGAAGACTATAAACCCTTGGGGGCTCACTGATGCTCTCTTCAGGACCACCTCCATCATTCTGGGTGACTTTGGTATCTGCACAGGTGTTCTGTTTAGCACTCTGACCTCTCGGTGCCTGCATCTATTTTCCAAAGATCATTTCCTCAACTACCCACTGTCAAGGTTGTACTCTGGACCTTGTCACTTCACACCTTCAAAATCTCAACCACAGGCaccactctctctgccctgacaTCCTATCAATTCAGCTCACTTACTCTGTTTCCTCAGTTCCAATAAATCTTCAACTCTGAATCTAGTACAAAACCACTATTCAATACTGAACTCATGTCCTTACTTCTCTTCTTACCCAGCTGAGATCCCAGGCCCCAGCTCTATAGCCAGTAGCTTTCACACTTGAGTTCACCTTGAACTCCCCggtcctgcccctctcctccatcttACTCAACCCCATGGCTCCCATCCCCCAATGCCCTGACACTCTGGCTTATCCAAAAATCACCAAGCTCATTCCCACATGAAGACCCTCTCATTTACTGACCCCTTGGTCAGGAAGGCCCTTTTCCCATTATCTCCAAATAGCTACTTCCTCTGAACATCCTGGGCTCTTCTCAGAGGGAGTTTTGCATGAGAACCCTCCTCGCTGGATCACTCTCTACCTTTCAATGCCCCTAAATAATATGATTTCAAATCATGAATCAACTTACTTTCAAGGAAATAAGCTCTGTGAGGGTAAGGACTTCTCTGCCATTTTCACAACAGCATAACCCATCCCTGGAACAGCACccggcactcagtaaatatttgctaagaacTAGAGGTAAATGAAACCTCAGGACTGCCTGTcccacagcaaaggaaagggtCTCTGGGCCTTAATCATACATTCCTTTCCTCCCCAAAAAGAGCAGAGACAAGGCTATTAATTCAGGGAAGATGCTCCTTGACAACAAACTTAATGGGATAAGGCTCAGAAAGATACTAATGCTAACAAAGCTCCTGCTCTGATTTAATGATTGCTCTACTATTGATTACTACCATGTAAACAGTTAAAATCTATGTCTTTCAGAATAACGCCTAGTACATAGTAAGTAccacataaatattaaatttcaacAATCGTGATTATTACCATTATCACTATCTGTCAGGCATCATTAGACTCTCTGTATGCCATTCCCTTCATTCCTGACATCCATTCTAATTGGGTATCAGCATCCCCATTCTAAAAATCAAAGTAACTAAGACTCAGAATGGGTAAATAACTTCCTCAAAATTAATAAGACGTAAGGAAAGGGGGAATTTAACTCAGGGGTGCCAGGATACTTCCACTATTGCCGACACCCTCCTTTTCCAAAGAGTGAAACTCTGTACCTCATAGGAGGCTGCCATGCATGGGCCATTGCTTCCTTACCCACACAGCCAATGGTCACCACTCCGTCTTTGTAGCGCTCCCGGGTTGGGCCGGTTGGCTCCATTGCTGAGTCAGTCTGCTGCTCCACAAGGACTGCAGGTccatcctcttcttcctcctcctccccagagccATTTCCCCAGGTGGCCCCAGCCACATCTCGGGCAATCTTCTCCCGCCAGCTGTTTAAGTCCACTGTTCCAAGAAGGAGATTATGATGAAGGTTCTCCCTAGGGCCACCATAAATGACTGCACAGACTATACACTGCACAGCTGATGTAACTGGCGCCCCGAGAGTGCCAACCTGCACAATACATTCTCCCCAGCCTTCACTTGACCCCACACAGAAATCGTATGACTGTTTGAGTTTCAGAAAAATACTGGGAAGACTGAAAGCAACAGACCACTGGGGCTCCTGTCTACCTGCTGCCTCTGTTGCCACCAAGTCAGTCTGCTCCCTCTTCTACCCCTCCCTCTGGCTTCTTGCCTACGTCCATAAAGAAGGGGTTGACTTTAAGGAAGGTAAGCAAAATGACTTCAAGCCTTGGGCTTTCCACATATCGTCCCACAGCTCCCCTCTAAGAGGTATATACCTTTCCCCGCAGTGATGGCTTCACAGGCTCTCAGTAACTGCTCCGGCCCCAGTGCCCGAGTCCATCCTCTCCCCCGTCTCCGACTCTTCTTCAAAACTGAGATCAGAGGGCACAAAAGTGTTAGCACATGGGCTTATGCACCCCATCTCACCCACCACCCTTAAGACCAATATCAGGCACTCCTTTGTCAACAAGCCTCTCTGTTCTCCCTGTTGTCCCCTGCCACCCACCTCTCCCATACTGCCTTCCTCATTGACCACTCACCGCTACTAGGGTCCTGTGGGATCCGTGGGTCCCGAGGGAAAGAGGTAAAAAGGACTATGTGGAGCTGGGGATAGTGCTGGTGAAAATAATGCTTCCAAGCAACGACGAGAGCCGGTGGGGCTAGATCCACCTTGTTCAGGACCAAGACCAAGGCCAACCCAAGTTCTCCAGTCACGTACTCATAAAGTGCTGGTGGGAAATTCACAACCTGGGACAGGGTTGGTGAGAGGAGGGAGCAATGAGAGATCAACCCAGAGTTCTCTGCCTCTAGCTCCCCACTCACCAGGCACAGCTCAGAGACAAGACTCTAGTGGTAGCAGATTCTGGGGCAAAAGGGTAAATCAGCCAAACTAAACTAGGAAAATAAAGTAATGGTAAGCAATACCTGTGCAATTGTGTCTGGGGAACTTCTTACAGGTCCTAATTAGGAATGGAAATGAGCGAAACACAAGACAAGGAAATAGTGATACCTAGCACACTGGGATAAAGGCTGGGGTCAGGAataggggtgggggttgggatcAAACTTCGCACCTATTTTTATGTGCATGCACTTATGTTTATACGCATgcgtatgcacacacatgcgcgtgTGCATGTTTGTGGCAAGCATGTGTGGCTGTGTGAGTGCATGTGagtacacacatatgtgtaccaatgtgtgtatatatgttgttAAGGACTTCCAACCTAAATGTTCCCACAgacctccctttctctcactagAGGACAACAGTGAAGTGGTAAAGCCAGATTAACACAAGGGTCATCTAGCAGCAGAGACTAGAGCCTTAACCACTGTCTTAACCACTATTGCAGGTGAGGCTGAATTCTGTAGTGACTAACATGATGGAGCAGGGGAAGCCCTAGCTGCCTTCACAGAATCCCTTGGAGCTCCACACTAGAACTTTCTATGGGTCTAGCTCTGGTGGGATGGGAAACAAATTATGTAGTTTTTCatcaaaggaagtaaaaaaaaggaTCAATTAACCAGAGCAGAAGTGGCAAGCTGTGACACTGATGAATAAAAGACTGAGTTCCTGACTGCAGACATTAGTCATACTGATAGAGAAGACTAGAAGTGAAAGATACCTCTCCAGCTCCCaatttctgcctctgccctttaCCCTACAAGaatcttccttccccctcccccttgccaCCCTCATTCCCAGTACTCACTGGATGTCGGATATCAGTGATAAGCAGGACAATGTCAGACATCTCCAACACGCGCCACAGCTGCCTCCATGTCTAAAAAGACAACATCAGTGGAAGAGTACCTAAGCCTGGAGTCCCTCTCCTACCCGACCCCAGACCAATTTGATGAAAGGTCACTCCTGTCCCCACTGCATTCTCACCTCCAGATTATGCTCAAAGTAGCTGAGTTTCTCAGAGGTGTAAGCCCCATGAATCTTTGCAAGATACTCCTGGAAGCTACGTTCCTCCTGGCTCATTAGCTGCTCCTTGGACATCTCATAGCTCCAAGGAGGACGTCGGGGAAAGTCCAGGACTGGGAAATCAAGAAAAAGTCCAAGTAAGTCTAAGAACAGTTTCAGGGCTCAAGAGTACATCGCAGAACCTCTCCTTCCCGGCAGTCAGGTCTTCCTCTTCCAAGCTCCTTCCCCGAGCCCACTGCCTCTCCCAAACATCCGTGTGTTGAGCTCTCACCTGAGCCAGGCTGATAGACCTCTCGGATGTCCAGCTCCAGCAGCTCAGCACTGACCGGCTGTAGCACTTGCTCCCGggctgctttctttctcctttccacctCCTCCCGGCTGTCTCGCTCAAAATGCAGCCGGTATCTGATGGGACAGGGACCGCGCCATCTCTTGCATTCCTGTGACCACAAACTCCCCTCTTGGGCAGACAACTTCGTAGAGCTTTCTCTTCAGAGTTGTTCAAGTCTCCTTTCAGTAAGCCCTCCCTCAAGTCTCTCTTTCCCACAGTATTCGACCTTCCCCTAAGCCTCGCCCTTCTAAAAACCAAGAACTCTCTCCAGCCCCTCCGGAAGAGAGAACTGCGGCCTGCTCCGGTGAGCCCAGCTGCCTGCGGAGAACGGTGGCATCCCAGCCCCATCTCCTCCACCAGCAATAGCCGAGTTTCCCCCAATACTCTCACATCCGGGTAGGCGGCGAAGCCCGGACCAgtacacccccctcccccgcctacTCTCACCGATTTGGGTCATAGCCTCGAGGACCCAGCCCCTGGGAAGGCTGCTGGTTGAGCCTGCGGATATGATGGGTCACAGACTCCCCGTCTGAGGTGTCGGTTTGCTCCTCCCGCCGCTCCCGGCTCCCGCTGCGGCTGTTGGAACTGGATCGCAGCCCATCTTGGAGCCCTGCGGGGAGGAGTTGGTGACGCCGAGCTGGCGGGTTCTAAGAGGCTGTAAGACCCCCTCCTCGGTCAGCCTGGCTTCTCACAAGACCCCACTTCTTTTGAGGCCGGGGGCTCCCAGCCATCCAGCTCAACACCCTACCggatgtgtgtggggggagtCATTCCTCCACCAGAGACCTGCGGGGATGGCGCCCGGTTAGAGCTGGAGgggttcccctcccccaactatCCATCCTTTCCCACCCCTTCCAAGGAGCCTGGGGTAAGAGAATCCCCTCTGCGGTGGCCCGCGAGCGTCCGCGCGCGGCCACCGCCCACTCCCACGCCCCGCAGAGGTGCGGCCGTCACACACCTCCTTCCAGATGTGCGGGAGcccgagccccgccccctcccctcgctCCTGCACTGACCTCGCTTCCGCTCCCGCTTGTCCTGCAACTGCTTCTTCTTTTGCTTCACGCTGAAGGGCTTCTTTCTCGGCATGGCCTGGACCAGTCACCTGGCCCAACCTCCGCCGAGCTCCGGCCGCCTCAACGGACTCCCCCCGGGCAACCCCCGCCGCAAGGGCCTGGGACCCTTGAGGGGGCGGGGCTATGAGGTGACGTCAGCGAGCGGGCCTGGCCGATTCGCCCCAGTGGCCAGGGTGGAAGGCGGACGAAGGGAAATACAGCCACTTTCCTCTGGCAGCGAGGCGAGAGGAAGATGCGGGGTGGGCTACCCGCACGTGAGACTCAGTGGCACGGACAGGGCGCAGCTGCGGCGAGGAAGGAGGCGCGCGTGGGAGGATCAAGCTAACTTCGTCACGGACGCTACCAACTCGCGTTCGGAAGAGGGGGGACGCGTGTCATCACTACCTTGCGCGCTGGGGGAAGCTACCACTCACCTGGAGGGGTCGGTGGAGCAGAGGGCGGGTCCTACCACCTAGGGGAGAGAGAGGCGTGGATGCGCTTAAGATATTTTAGCAACCCCCGGGCTTGACCCTTGTGGAAAGACCGGACTGCGTGTCTTGGCAATGAAGTCAAGTTGCTGAGCTACACTGGGGACAGGGTCAGCCGTCTTGAGGGACGGGTGGCAGTCTAAAGAGTCCTGGGCGCGCCACCTTCGTGGGACCAAAATTCCTTGTGGGACGATGATAGGGGCACAGATCATACGGGCAAGCGCGGGCGAGGAGGGAAACCCAGGCGGGACAAGGACTTTTGAAGAGAGGTCAGAGGGCACGAAGTTGTGTCTTCAGCTGTTACCATGGTAACCCGGGACCGGATGTGGCGACTTAAAGGTGCGACAGCGGTCTCAGGCCTTCTGG
This window contains:
- the GNL1 gene encoding guanine nucleotide-binding protein-like 1 — translated: MPRKKPFSVKQKKKQLQDKRERKRGLQDGLRSSSNSRSGSRERREEQTDTSDGESVTHHIRRLNQQPSQGLGPRGYDPNRYRLHFERDSREEVERRKKAAREQVLQPVSAELLELDIREVYQPGSVLDFPRRPPWSYEMSKEQLMSQEERSFQEYLAKIHGAYTSEKLSYFEHNLETWRQLWRVLEMSDIVLLITDIRHPVVNFPPALYEYVTGELGLALVLVLNKVDLAPPALVVAWKHYFHQHYPQLHIVLFTSFPRDPRIPQDPSSVLKKSRRRGRGWTRALGPEQLLRACEAITAGKVDLNSWREKIARDVAGATWGNGSGEEEEEEDGPAVLVEQQTDSAMEPTGPTRERYKDGVVTIGCVGFPNVGKSSLINGLVGRKVVSVSRTPGHTRYFQTYFLTPSVKLCDCPGLIFPSLLPRQLQVLAGIYPIAQIQEPYTAVGYLASRIPVQVLLHLRHPEAKDPSAEHPWCAWDICEAWAEKRGYKTAKAARNDVYRAANSLLRLALDGRLSLCFHPPGYSEQKGTWESHPETTELVVLQGRVGPAGDEEEEEEEELSSSCEEEGEEDRDADEEGEGDEDTPTSAPGSSLAARNPYALLGEDEC